The Elephas maximus indicus isolate mEleMax1 chromosome 19, mEleMax1 primary haplotype, whole genome shotgun sequence genome contains a region encoding:
- the SLFN11 gene encoding schlafen family member 11 isoform X3 — MNMKKRNSSLVVELSYPDLVINVGKVTLGEENRKKLQKAQKEQEKIKVMQAVCALLNSGGGVVRMEMANKEEHPVEMGLDLEESLRELIGLSDLQAFFETKQQGRCFSIFVKSWSSDLFPGDSSIKSRICSLRSSLYLRSGTSVLLTDSREALDFLKTKKRNAKSSSGEEPSSKHIRVIPQGLCKSDPVFPVFQRDRFEYGEVLPFPESQFVEFKLFSTKHVLTYVENIIPNYISAFANTRGGYLFIGVHDKSKKVLGCVKENVDPDSLRNRIERAIYKLPYVHFCQSSCGINFTLKILDVFAKGELYSYACVIRVEPFCCAVFSEAPGSWMVEGKHVCSLTTEEWVDRMTDTDPDLSWLCNDFESQLSLDNGPPLSRPVYSKKGLEHKKNLQQVLFSVPSEHLRYTPAPLWEELSSQHEGLEELMKKEISPFSRGIFILSRSWAVDLDLQEKRGVICDALLIAQDSPPILYTILGEQDAEGHDYSTRTAFTLKQKLVNMGGYTGKVCVVTKVLYLNPESTPESLEGPGSPIDYPESYNLADTQQMEVLLQSLVIVLLGFRSFLSDQLGCEVFNLLTAQQYEIFSKNLRKNRELFIHGLPGSGKTIMAMKTMEKISNVFYCAADKILYISENQPLRNFLSKKEICNAVTRKTFMNRNFENIQHIIIDEAQNFRTEDGDWYEKAKEITQRKKDHPGILWIFLDYFQTSHLDCSGLPPLSAQYPREELTRVIRNADPIANFLHTTMQHIIRNPPFNIPPESLEMLREAEWAQGVRGTLKIKKDLSLKQIVTFVADTCKCFFERGYSLNDIAVLVSTAREVDTYKHELLKAMRKKRVVRFSDACDMSNDHIVLDSIRRFSGLERNIVFGIHPRAAEPDISNNILLCLSSRAKQHLYILWRGDYSE; from the exons ATGAACATGAAGAAACGTAATTCGTCTTTGGTGGTAGAGTTATCTTACCCAGATTTGGTCATCAATGTTGGAAAAGTGACTTTgggtgaagaaaacagaaagaagctACAGAAAGCTCAGAAAgaacaagagaaaataaaagttatGCAGGCTGTGTGTGCTTTATTAAATTCAGGAGGAGGAGTGGTTCGAATGGAAATGGCAAACAAGGAGGAGCATCCCGTGGAGATGGGACTGGATTTGGAAGAGTCTTTGAGAGAGCTCATTGGGCTTTCAGATTTGCAGGCCTTCTTTGAGACCAAACAACAAGGGAGATGTTTCTCCATTTTTGTTAAATCTTGGAGCAGCGACCTTTTCCCAGGAGACAGTTCCATCAAGTCCCGCATCTGCAGCCTGCGCTCTTCACTATACTTAAGATCTGGTACCTCGGTGCTTCTAACGGATTCAAGAGAAGCACTTGATTTCCTGAAAACCAAGAAAAGGAATGCAAAAAGCAGCTCAGGGGAAGAACCTTCTAGTAAACATATCAGGGTTATACCTCAAGGCCTGTGTAAGTCAGATCCTGTTTTCCCAGTTTTCCAAAGAGATAGGTTTGAATATGGTGAAGTCCTGCCTTTTCCTGAGTCCCAATTCGTAGAGTTTAAACTGTTCTCTACCAAACACGTGCTAACATATGTAGAAAACATAATTCCAAACTACATCTCTGCATTTGCGAACACTAGAGGAGGCTATCTTTTTATTGGAGTGCATGATAAGAGTAAGAAAGTCCTGGGATGTGTCAAAGAAAATGTTGACCCTGACTCTTTgagaaacagaatagaaagagcAATATACAAATTACCTTATGTCCATTTTTGCCAATCCTCATGCGGGATAAATTTCACGCTCAAAATCTTGGATGTGTTTGCCAAGGGAGAGCTGTATAGCTATGCTTGTGTCATCAGAGTGGAGCCATTCTGTTGTGCAGTGTTCTCAGAAGCTCCTGGTTCATGGATGGTGGAGGGCAAGCACGTCTGCAGCCTGACAACTGAGGAATGGGTAGACAGGATGACAGACACAGACCCAG aTCTTTCGTGGTTGTGCAATGATTTTGAATCTCAGCTGAGTCTAGATAATGGGCCTCCTCTTAGCAGACCAGTGTActccaagaaaggcctggaacaTAAGAAGAATCTCCAGCAAGTCTTATTTTCAG TGCCATCAGAACATTTGCGATATACTCCAGCGCCCCTCTGGGAGGAGCTGTCCTCTCAACACGAAGGACTGGAGGAATTGATGAAGAAGGAAATTAGTCCCTTCTCCCGAGGAATTTTCATCCTTTCTAGAAGCTGGGCTGTAGACCTGGACTTGCAAGAGAAGCGGGGAGTCATCTGTGATGCTCTGCTGAtagcacaggacagcccccccaTTCTTTACACCATTCTCGGGGAGCAGGACGCAGAGGGGCATGACTATTCCACCCGCACTGCCTTTACTTTaaagcagaagctggtgaacaTGGGTGGCTATACTGGAAAAGTGTGTGTCGTGACCAAGGTCCTCTACCTGAACCCTGAGAGCACTCCAGAGTCCTTGGAGGGTCCAGGCTCTCCAATAGATTACCCCGAGTCCTATAATCTTGCAGATACCCAGCAAATGGAAGTGTTGCTGCAGTCACTTGTGATCGTCTTGCTTGGCTTCAGATCTTTTTTGAGTGATCAGCTCGGCTGTGAGGTTTTTAATCTGCTCACAGCTCAGCAGTATGAGATATTTTCAAAAAACCTCCGCAAGAACAGAGAACTGTTTATCCATGGCTTACCTGGATCAGGGAAGACCATCATGGCCATGAAGACCATGGAGAAGATCAGTAATGTATTTTACTGTGCTGCAGATAAAATTCTCTACATTAGTGAAAATCAGCCTCTGAGAAATTTTTTGAG tAAAAAAGAGATCTGCAATGCAGTGACCCGGAAAACTTTCATGAATCGTAACTTTGAAAACATTCAACACATTATCATTGACGAAGCTCAGAATTTTCGCACTGAAGATGGGGACTGGTATGAGAAGGCAAAAGAAAtcacacaaaggaaaaaagatcACCCAGGAATTCTCTGGATCTTCCTGGACTACTTCCAAACCAGCCACTTGGATTGCAGTGGACTCCCTCCTCTCTCAGCCCAGTATCCAAGAGAAGAGCTCACCAGAGTGATACGCAATGCAGATCCAATAGCCAACTTCCTGCATACTACAATGCAGCATATCATAAGGAATCCTCCATTTAACATCCCCCCGGAGTCCCTGGAGATGCTTCGTGAAGCTGAGTGGGCTCAGGGTGTTCGGGGAACCCTAAAAATTAAGAAGGACTTGAGTCTGAAACAAATAGTGACCTTCGTGGCAGACACCTGCAAGTGTTTCTTTGAAAGGGGCTATTCTCTCAACGATATTGCTGTGCTTGTCAGCACTGCGAGAGAAGTGGATACTTACAAGCATGAGCTCTTGAAAGCAATGAGGAAGAAAAGGGTAGTGCGGTTCAGTGATGCATGTGACATGTCGAATGATCACATTGTATTGGACAGTATCCGGCGATTCTCAGGCCTGGAGAGGAACATCGTGTTTGGGATCCATCCAAGAGCAGCTGAGCCGGACATCTCAAACAATATTCTGCTCTGTCTGTCTTCCAGGGCAAAACAACATCTATATATTCTGTGGCGTGGTGACTATTCAGAATAA
- the SLFN11 gene encoding schlafen family member 11 isoform X2 yields MLYWFCFSREPSLRHKFHCRMNMKKRNSSLVVELSYPDLVINVGKVTLGEENRKKLQKAQKEQEKIKVMQAVCALLNSGGGVVRMEMANKEEHPVEMGLDLEESLRELIGLSDLQAFFETKQQGRCFSIFVKSWSSDLFPGDSSIKSRICSLRSSLYLRSGTSVLLTDSREALDFLKTKKRNAKSSSGEEPSSKHIRVIPQGLCKSDPVFPVFQRDRFEYGEVLPFPESQFVEFKLFSTKHVLTYVENIIPNYISAFANTRGGYLFIGVHDKSKKVLGCVKENVDPDSLRNRIERAIYKLPYVHFCQSSCGINFTLKILDVFAKGELYSYACVIRVEPFCCAVFSEAPGSWMVEGKHVCSLTTEEWVDRMTDTDPDLSWLCNDFESQLSLDNGPPLSRPVYSKKGLEHKKNLQQVLFSVPSEHLRYTPAPLWEELSSQHEGLEELMKKEISPFSRGIFILSRSWAVDLDLQEKRGVICDALLIAQDSPPILYTILGEQDAEGHDYSTRTAFTLKQKLVNMGGYTGKVCVVTKVLYLNPESTPESLEGPGSPIDYPESYNLADTQQMEVLLQSLVIVLLGFRSFLSDQLGCEVFNLLTAQQYEIFSKNLRKNRELFIHGLPGSGKTIMAMKTMEKISNVFYCAADKILYISENQPLRNFLSKKEICNAVTRKTFMNRNFENIQHIIIDEAQNFRTEDGDWYEKAKEITQRKKDHPGILWIFLDYFQTSHLDCSGLPPLSAQYPREELTRVIRNADPIANFLHTTMQHIIRNPPFNIPPESLEMLREAEWAQGVRGTLKIKKDLSLKQIVTFVADTCKCFFERGYSLNDIAVLVSTAREVDTYKHELLKAMRKKRVVRFSDACDMSNDHIVLDSIRRFSGLERNIVFGIHPRAAEPDISNNILLCLSSRAKQHLYILWRGDYSE; encoded by the exons TTTCATTGCAGAATGAACATGAAGAAACGTAATTCGTCTTTGGTGGTAGAGTTATCTTACCCAGATTTGGTCATCAATGTTGGAAAAGTGACTTTgggtgaagaaaacagaaagaagctACAGAAAGCTCAGAAAgaacaagagaaaataaaagttatGCAGGCTGTGTGTGCTTTATTAAATTCAGGAGGAGGAGTGGTTCGAATGGAAATGGCAAACAAGGAGGAGCATCCCGTGGAGATGGGACTGGATTTGGAAGAGTCTTTGAGAGAGCTCATTGGGCTTTCAGATTTGCAGGCCTTCTTTGAGACCAAACAACAAGGGAGATGTTTCTCCATTTTTGTTAAATCTTGGAGCAGCGACCTTTTCCCAGGAGACAGTTCCATCAAGTCCCGCATCTGCAGCCTGCGCTCTTCACTATACTTAAGATCTGGTACCTCGGTGCTTCTAACGGATTCAAGAGAAGCACTTGATTTCCTGAAAACCAAGAAAAGGAATGCAAAAAGCAGCTCAGGGGAAGAACCTTCTAGTAAACATATCAGGGTTATACCTCAAGGCCTGTGTAAGTCAGATCCTGTTTTCCCAGTTTTCCAAAGAGATAGGTTTGAATATGGTGAAGTCCTGCCTTTTCCTGAGTCCCAATTCGTAGAGTTTAAACTGTTCTCTACCAAACACGTGCTAACATATGTAGAAAACATAATTCCAAACTACATCTCTGCATTTGCGAACACTAGAGGAGGCTATCTTTTTATTGGAGTGCATGATAAGAGTAAGAAAGTCCTGGGATGTGTCAAAGAAAATGTTGACCCTGACTCTTTgagaaacagaatagaaagagcAATATACAAATTACCTTATGTCCATTTTTGCCAATCCTCATGCGGGATAAATTTCACGCTCAAAATCTTGGATGTGTTTGCCAAGGGAGAGCTGTATAGCTATGCTTGTGTCATCAGAGTGGAGCCATTCTGTTGTGCAGTGTTCTCAGAAGCTCCTGGTTCATGGATGGTGGAGGGCAAGCACGTCTGCAGCCTGACAACTGAGGAATGGGTAGACAGGATGACAGACACAGACCCAG aTCTTTCGTGGTTGTGCAATGATTTTGAATCTCAGCTGAGTCTAGATAATGGGCCTCCTCTTAGCAGACCAGTGTActccaagaaaggcctggaacaTAAGAAGAATCTCCAGCAAGTCTTATTTTCAG TGCCATCAGAACATTTGCGATATACTCCAGCGCCCCTCTGGGAGGAGCTGTCCTCTCAACACGAAGGACTGGAGGAATTGATGAAGAAGGAAATTAGTCCCTTCTCCCGAGGAATTTTCATCCTTTCTAGAAGCTGGGCTGTAGACCTGGACTTGCAAGAGAAGCGGGGAGTCATCTGTGATGCTCTGCTGAtagcacaggacagcccccccaTTCTTTACACCATTCTCGGGGAGCAGGACGCAGAGGGGCATGACTATTCCACCCGCACTGCCTTTACTTTaaagcagaagctggtgaacaTGGGTGGCTATACTGGAAAAGTGTGTGTCGTGACCAAGGTCCTCTACCTGAACCCTGAGAGCACTCCAGAGTCCTTGGAGGGTCCAGGCTCTCCAATAGATTACCCCGAGTCCTATAATCTTGCAGATACCCAGCAAATGGAAGTGTTGCTGCAGTCACTTGTGATCGTCTTGCTTGGCTTCAGATCTTTTTTGAGTGATCAGCTCGGCTGTGAGGTTTTTAATCTGCTCACAGCTCAGCAGTATGAGATATTTTCAAAAAACCTCCGCAAGAACAGAGAACTGTTTATCCATGGCTTACCTGGATCAGGGAAGACCATCATGGCCATGAAGACCATGGAGAAGATCAGTAATGTATTTTACTGTGCTGCAGATAAAATTCTCTACATTAGTGAAAATCAGCCTCTGAGAAATTTTTTGAG tAAAAAAGAGATCTGCAATGCAGTGACCCGGAAAACTTTCATGAATCGTAACTTTGAAAACATTCAACACATTATCATTGACGAAGCTCAGAATTTTCGCACTGAAGATGGGGACTGGTATGAGAAGGCAAAAGAAAtcacacaaaggaaaaaagatcACCCAGGAATTCTCTGGATCTTCCTGGACTACTTCCAAACCAGCCACTTGGATTGCAGTGGACTCCCTCCTCTCTCAGCCCAGTATCCAAGAGAAGAGCTCACCAGAGTGATACGCAATGCAGATCCAATAGCCAACTTCCTGCATACTACAATGCAGCATATCATAAGGAATCCTCCATTTAACATCCCCCCGGAGTCCCTGGAGATGCTTCGTGAAGCTGAGTGGGCTCAGGGTGTTCGGGGAACCCTAAAAATTAAGAAGGACTTGAGTCTGAAACAAATAGTGACCTTCGTGGCAGACACCTGCAAGTGTTTCTTTGAAAGGGGCTATTCTCTCAACGATATTGCTGTGCTTGTCAGCACTGCGAGAGAAGTGGATACTTACAAGCATGAGCTCTTGAAAGCAATGAGGAAGAAAAGGGTAGTGCGGTTCAGTGATGCATGTGACATGTCGAATGATCACATTGTATTGGACAGTATCCGGCGATTCTCAGGCCTGGAGAGGAACATCGTGTTTGGGATCCATCCAAGAGCAGCTGAGCCGGACATCTCAAACAATATTCTGCTCTGTCTGTCTTCCAGGGCAAAACAACATCTATATATTCTGTGGCGTGGTGACTATTCAGAATAA